A stretch of Solea senegalensis isolate Sse05_10M unplaced genomic scaffold, IFAPA_SoseM_1 scf7180000013810, whole genome shotgun sequence DNA encodes these proteins:
- the LOC122760599 gene encoding kinesin-like protein KIF21A: protein IRPQLAKEKIEGCHICTYVMPGEPQVVLGKDKAFTYDYVFDMDSHQENLYTHCTESLIEGCFEGYNATIFAYGQTGSGKTYTMGTGFDVNIGEDELGIIPRAVKHLFRGIEERRQAATEQGKPVPEFKINAQFLELYNEEVLDLFDSTRDIETRKQKSNIKIHEDANGGIYTVGVTTRTVTSAAEVGFSAAKFYFAPTPYVFRIIT from the exons GATTCGTCCTCAGCTGGCCAAAGAAAAGATCGAGGGATGTCACATCTGTACGTATGTGATGCCTGGAGAGCCACAGGTGGTCCTGGGTAAAGACAAGGCTTTTACCTATGActatgtctttgacatggactCCCACCAGGAGAACCTCTACACCCACTGCACCGAGAGTCTCATCGAGGGCTGCTTTGAGGGCTACAACGCCACCATCTTTGCTTATGGACAG ACGGGTTCGGGGAAGACCTACACCATGGGAACCGGCTTTGACGTCAACATTGGAGAGGATGAGCTGGGTATCATTCCCCGCGCCGTCAAACACCTGTTCAGAGGCATCGAAGAGCGGAGACAGGCCGCCACGGAGCAGGGCAAACCAGTTCCCGAGTTCAAGATCAACGCACAGTTCCTGGAG CTGTACAATGAGGAGGTGCTGGACTTGTTCGACTCAACACGGGACATCGAGACCCGGAAACAGAAGTCCAATATCAAGATCCACGAGGACGCCAACGGAGGCATCTACACCGTGGGAGTCACGACACGCACTGTGACCTCTGCAGCTGAGGTCGGCTTTAGCGCAgcaaagttttattttgcacCAACACCATATGTGTTCCGTATTATAACATAA